The Bacteroidota bacterium DNA window ACTGCTGTAAATTTTCTTCCACATCTGCCAACGGTTCAACTGGCGTTGCTTCAGCTACTAAGCTAAAAGTGGTTATATAAATAGTATTGCCATCACTATCATATTTATAAAATTCTACTCCGCTAGAAGTTCTACTAAAAAAATAAATTTTATTAACCTCCTTGTAACCGGGTATTTTCTTTTTATCAATAAAGCTTTGCAGTTTGGCTTGAAAATCATCTAGGTTATCAAGATGTAAAAGCGTTTCAGCTTTTAACATTATATTTTTTATTAAGGCGGTTTTAGGAGTTGTTATTTTGCTGTATTCAATTTTTGGCGTTGCTGGATCACTTTCGGTATCATTTTGCACGCTTTTACCCTTTTTTTGTACGTTTCCGTTAACTTCCGGTACACCTTTAGCGTTTATTAGCTTAAAATTTGTAGGGTCAATTGTTTTAGCTCCTTTATTTATTTTAGATATAATAAGCCACGCGTTAAATGGCGGTACAATTTTTTCGTTGAACAGATTGGCAAAAACAGATTTATTCTTTTTTTCATAATGTGCTTTATAACAATATTCATTAGCACTTTTGTAGTGTACAAATACACGTACATCATTATCAAAAAAGCCGTTTAATAAATTGCCGTTGGCTTCTAATTTGGCTTGTTCGCCACACTCGTTACACCAAATTCCAAAATCGGTATTAACTGCTTTATTTGTGTTCTTTGTCATGGCTAGTAATCGTTTAAAAAATCGTTAATGGTTGTTGATGGGTTTATGTAACCGGTTATTTCTAAATTGGGTATTACCGGTTTAAATGTTGCGTTACGGTCAATTAAATCGTAATGCTTAAGTACAGTTACACAATGCTCCAGTATCACTTCTTTAACCGTTGCGTTAAATTCAAGGTTATTGGTTGGAAGTATGGAACTAAGTAATAAAAAACAGTCAGTAGGATTGAAAGTATATTGGCACGTATAAAACTTCTGTTTAAGTTTGTTTTCAGCATTGTTATACATCATATCCAAACTGAAATATTTTAAGTACGCTTCGCTTATTAGGCTTAAATATTTGGTGTTTTGGTACGCTTCAATACTGTATAGTTTACGGTAGTATTCTTTGGCTTCAAACAAAATATTTTTGTAAGCTTCTAGCTGCTTTTTTTCAATGGTTAACAGCCGACAATTTTTTACAGGGTGGTTATTCATGGTAGTAGTGGTTAAAGGATTTGTCTACTGAAATGATTTGGCTTTTCTTTTATTGCTTTGAAATCAATTAATGGGTAGTTATTGTGTATAGATAAAATGGCCTTTTTATAGCGGTTATAGTTTGTTTCAGAAACTACCTTATAACCCTCAATTGAAGTGTTTTTTGTCCTTTCTTTAATAAACTCTTTTTCTGATTTAGCATGGTGACCGAAACATGTATCAGTAAATTTTTCCCACTCAAAATCGCAACTATGGCTTTTGGTAGTGTCTTTATGGGCAAATAATTTAATGCGCTCGATAAGCATTAATTCATCTTGTTTATCACCTTTATAATTAGTGTAATTGGGGTTTATTGTCCAAGCTTCAATTTCAGTTTCGTTGAAGATTCGCTTTACTCCGGTTTGGTTTTTAGCAATAAATATTATTCTCATAATCGTAGTTAGTTAAATGATTTTTCGAACTGTTTATCTTGTTGCATTCCAAAGCGTTCAACGGCTCCAGTTTGTTCGTATGCAAAACCTTTTTTTATGGTTTGGTTTACTTCGTTGGCGGTTGGGAACTCGTCAAACTCTTTAAACTTTGCGCTCCAATGTTTAGGGCGTGAAATGAAAGCAACTGATACTTTAAACTGCTTTAAATCTTCTGTTGCATCAATAATAATTCTGATGGGAATTTTGTAAAATGATGGTTGGTTCATGGTTTTGGTTTTATTTGTTAATGGTTAATTTTTTGTGTGAGCTGATAACTGCTTTATTGGTGGTGTGGGGTGTTTGGTCTAAATCCAACATTTATATTGTTGACAGCCTTAAACAATACGTTGTTATAGTCTTTATGTATGGTAGTTTCAATGCCATTGAACACTAATACTTTTGTTACCTGGCCGTAAACGGTATTGTCGTACACCTCCATTTTTAAAGTAGTGGCTACATTCTCATTAAACTTGGTTACAATGGCAGCTAGAACGGTTGGCGGTTTCTTACCAGCACGCAGCAATGTTTCAAATAGCTGCATACCTTTAAGCACATAAGTTGGTTTGCCATTGGTGCTGTTGAGCCACCATAATTTGATGCAATACCGGTCCATTTCTTTTTCTTCAGCATTCCTATTTACGTTTAGTATTAGCTCATAATCGTATGGCTTAGTAGCTGTAATGCTTGTAGGTGTTGGTTTCCGTGCTTTTCGTGCAGTCATTTCGGTCATGGATAGTTTTAGTTTTTTCGGTTTTTTAGTGGCTTATTTTCATGAATATTCATGAAGAATGTATGATTACAGGGATATAAGATTATATGAATATTTTTCATTAACTTGATATGCCAAATAGGTAATACACAATTTTTAAAATTAGGGGTTTAGCCCACGTGCGCCAAGGGTTTCAGCGCATCTGGTAAGTACCAAATTGGCTTGTTAATAACTTTATCATAACCGTTATAATAGTATTCAGAATTTGGTCTACATTTGCCATTAGAGGCAAATACTTGGTTCGAAATACTACACAATTCGGGCAATGAAATTTTGCGTTTTAAGTAGGCTATACGCTCGAAAGTTGCCCGGATATGTTTACCGTTCTTTCGTGTGTTAATCATTGCTTTAACGCTTCGGTATGGGCAGCTTTGCACACTGTGAAGCAACTTGTAATCAACCGCTGACAAATCAGCATTAATAAAACTATTCTTTTGCCACTCAAACAAAGCATCAACAGGATGTTGGCTTGGTTCAATTTTTGGCAAAAGCATCTTTACTAACTCCTTATTTTGGTTGATGGCTCTAATTGCTCCGGCACGTGTGAAGTGCTGCTGTTCCGTTTCTTCTGCAAGCTCTATGAGGTATTGGCAGGGTACAGGGGTTTTATTTTCAAATTCATAATTGACAAATTTTATTTCTTCTTTTTTAAGTGGTATATCCAATATTTTCATACATTCAACCCAGCTGCATAACTGAATTGATTTAGCTTTCCAGTCAACCTTAAGCAAGCCAAAACGCTCACATTTCCGTAATCTTTCCAATACTGATGAATAACTATTAAGGCCGGTTACAGCGTAAATTTGCTGCATTTGTTTTGGGTAATCGAATATTGTACCACTGGTTGTGATGGCCTTGCAAGCAAAGAAAAAACCAAAGGTGCGTGTAGCCTGGTTAGTAGCATAAGCTTTGCCGGTAGTAACATAATTACCACGTTTGCGAAGCTTAGAAACAAGCAAGCTGCTTGCACGTAAAGGAATTTTGATGTTTATTTTGGCCAGTAACTCCATTTATGCCGTTGCTTGTTTTGTAACCGGTGTAGCGTGAAGTATTATTTGGCTTTGTATTTCGGATTGCAGCTCGCACAATTGCTTTAATTGGGCTTCCATTGATTGTTTTACAACAGGGTCAAAATTTGTATTGTTTGCATTATCTGCAAGCCATTTAGATAAGCCTTGAATACCGGCTCCAAACTCTTTAACAAGTGTTATAACTTCTTTGTCAACCAACAACAAAAAAGTTGTTTTTTTACCAGCAGCTATAGCGTTTAACGTATCCATGTAATTTTGAATAAATGGAACTCCCTCTTTTTCTTTTTGCTCTGCCATACTAGGATTGCTTATAAATTATTTGATTAATTTTGTTAGGGTTTCTATTGACAATGGGCTTTTCATCATCAAACGAAACGTTGTAATTAATACCGTTACACTTAGGGCATACTTCTGAAAAACCAAACACGCTTTCAGCTGCTTCTAACTGTTTTGGCTCACCTACGTAGCCACATTCAAAACATTCTATACTCATACTATTTTTCGTTATAAGAGTTGGCTAGTTTGATGGCTACGCTATCGGTTAATTTGTTTATCTCTTGCCATGATGGATGAAACTTGCGTTTGCAGTCTGCAAAACCTTTTGCATGGCCTTTACCGTGTCCAAATAAGTAAGCTATTGGTATCAATGCTATAAGCAATGAAATAACCAGGTATAAAAAATTATCGCTCATGGCTTTTAGGAGTTATGTTTAATACTACTTTTAACGAATTACAATCTGTTGACAATTGGGCTATTTTACTTTCTTTAAAGTATTGATTGGCGTTGCTGAAATCTTGCTTTTCCAACAATTTTTGAAAGGTTCTTTCACAGGTAAAAAGTTTTTTATCCAATTCAGATAACATGGCTTGTAGCTTTTCTTCTGTGTAACCGGATTCTATTAACAATGCGTAACCAAACAGGTTATTGCATTCGTATTCAACAGCTGCAACGGGAATTTTCATTTCTTTACAGAAAGAAATTTTTTCATTGGCTAAAGCCCGAATATTTGCTACTGATAGCATGTTGTTTATTGTTGTGGTGGTGGTTTGGTTCATGGTATTTAGTTTTATGTACAAGCGGCTACACTTTTTGTAACCGCCTGTACAGGGTGGTTACATTAAGATATAGCCTCCGTTATCATCGGAAACGACTTTTACGTGTGGCACAAACACCATGTTGTCGGTGGTCTGCGAAAATGTTCCAAAAAGGTTTTTTATGTGTTGAGCGTCCTTATCCTGAATATCGAAAAAATGCAGGTATGATTCAACCTTGCTAGTATCAATTAGCGTTTTGGTAATTGTTGATTTTACAAGCGCACCGGAAGCGGTATTCATTGCACTAGTTACAGTTTCAAGTCCGTTTGCGTGGTCAATGGTGTGGCTTAAGGTTAAGAATAAATCAGGGGTGCCGGCCACAGTAATAATACCTTTAGGACGTTCTTTTGAAGCTTCGGTTTCGTTTTCCAATGTTGCTGCGGTTTCATCCTTTGCCGGTGTGTCCGTGTCATTTCCCACTGTTGCAGCTGTGGTTTCTGTTTTGTCTACTCCTGGTGTAGTGGTTGCCGGTGTCGGTGTTTCGCCTCCTGGCGTTGCTGAAGCTGTTGTTGTTTCATTTGCTCCAGTGTTTTCTTTGTTCTTTGTTGCTTTTGACATATTATTATTTTGATTAAGGGTGTCTTGGTATAGGTTTAAAGCTTCTAATTGTTGCTTTAAAGTATTTATAACCCCTTGTGCTTGTGCAGGGGTAATGCCAACGGGTGTAAATCCACTGCTGTTATCAGGTAGCACATGGATGTAGCCTTGAAGAATTTTATTAAATAAAACGGTACCTGGTTCCGTAACCGGCCTTTTTATTGAAAGTGCTTTTGTGTTTTTTACTCCATCAAGAGGGCGCCATTTGTTTAAGGTTTGGCAAATTGTTTTTGCTACTTGTGTGGCTTTTGTTTTTGAAAGGCTTTCAACTGGCCCGAATAATGTAGTTGATACTTCATAGTCAGGGGCGGTGCGGTTGAAAAAGTTGCGCTGGTAAACAACAACTGATTTTTCGTGTATATGATAGTAATACAGGTTTAATTTTGGCATGGTAAACGGGGTGGTTACACCAGCGAAATAATAAATTTAAAACAAAAGTGCCAAATAAAATACACTAAAATGCGTTTTATAAATATATAAAATTGATTTACAACGAATTAATTTAATACTATATATATCTAAAATACATTTTAATGCGTTTTTATTTGCTTTATTTGTTTTTAAAAAGCATTTTTGTTGCAAATAATCTATCAAAAACTATGGATGCGAAACAAAAACGTTTAAATCTGGTAATTTTGATGCTTAATTTAAGCAGGAATGAAATTGCCGAAAAAACTAACTACACAGCCAGTCAGATTTCACGAATTACAACAGGTCAGGAGCCAACAAATAAATTTATTAATGTGTTTTGTTTAGCATTTCCTAAAGCTAATAAAAAATACATCTTAGATAATGATGGAGAGCCTTTAATTGGTGTGGATTGTTCTGATATTGGCTTTAAAAGTATTGGCAAGGAAAAACAAGAAATTAGTTTTTTAAAGCAACAAATAGCCAAAATGGACACTCAAATAACATATTTACAAAATATGTTAGAAAAAGCTTTGAGCCTACAACCGGATTTAGCGGGAAAGCTTAATTACCCAATTGCAAAGTATGGTAAACAGGACAGTAATTACACACTGAACCTATTTACACAATTAGGGACTACACAAGGGGCTTTTAAAAATTAAAGCCTCAAGATACTGGAAAAATGGGCAAGGTTTGAATCCTTGCGAGACCACAACAGCTAAAAAAGATTAAAGCCTTGATTCGTCAAGGCTTTTTTTGTTTATAGCTACTCCATAATTACTTAACTCGTCCGGCCTAAATTTAATTTTTAACTTTATAATTTATCCTATTATTGTTTCATGAATAAACTTGTTCGGGGACTTAGTTTAACACAGGCTACTTCCCTTAATATGATTGATATGGTTGGTATTGGTCCTTTTGTAACCATTCCCTTTATCATTCAAATAATGGGCGGTCCGCAATGTATTTTAGCCTGGTTACTGGGTGCCTTATTATCGTTTATGGATGCTTTTGTTTGGGCCGAATTAGGTGCCAAATGGCCACAAGCCGGTGGTTCGTATGTATTCTTACAAAAATTATATGGCAAAAAATATGGTCGTTTGCTTTCCTTTTTATTTGTATGGCAAACCAGTATTCAAGCCCCATTGGTAGTTGCTTCAGGCGCTATTGGTTTTGCTCAGTATTTATCGTTTCTATTGCCTTTAAGTGATGTAGCTCAAAAAATGGTTTCGGGCTCATTGGTATTGTTATTGGTTTGGTTGCTATACCGCAATATTCAAAGTATAGGCAAGTTATCGGTTATTATGTGGGCAGTAGTTGGCTCAACTATTCTTTGGCTTATATTTTCTGCATTTACTCATTTTGATGCCAATCTGGCTTTTACTTTTCCTGCAGATGCTTTTGATTTAAAACCCATGTTTTTTGTAGCTTTAGGACAGGCCTCTGTTAAAAGTATTTACTCTTACCTCGGTTATTATAATGTTTGCCATTTAGGTGCTGAAATTATTCAACCACAGAAAAATATTCCTAAAAGCATTTTTATTTCTATTACAGGAATAGCTATTTTATACATCAGTATGCAAATTGGTATTTTAGGTGTTATTCCATGGCAGGAAGCACAAAACTCTACTTTTATTGTCAGCACCTTTTTTGAAAAGCTTTATGGACACTTAGCGGCACAAATAGCTACTAGTTTAATTTTATTTATAGCCGTGTCTTCCCTATTTGCCGTAATGCTCGGTTATTCGCGCGTACCTTATGCAGCCGCTAAAGATGGAAACTTTTTTAAAGTATTTGCCAAGCTCCATCCTACCAAACATTTTCCTCATATTTCGTTATTGGTATTAGGTGGATTGGCTTTTTGCTTTAGTTTATTGTTTAAATTAAAAGATGTGATAACGGCAATTATTATCATGCGCATACTCATTCAGTTTATAAGCCAATCAGCCGGGTTAATTGCTTTACATTACAGAAGTAAAAAATTGCGCTTACCTTATAAAATGCCTTTTTTCCCTATTCCTGCCATAGCCGGTATTGCTGTTTGGCTGTTTGTTTTTTTAAGCAGCGATAGTGTTTATATTATAGGTGCATTGGGTATTATTGTTTCTGGTTGTTTGTTATACTATGTAAAGGAATACTTTGGCAATAAAGAAATTTCTTTAAAACAATTTAACGAGAGCTCAATTTAAGTTACGTGTATTTTAGTTGTGGTATTTAAATACCTATTTTTCATCTTTCTTTTTCCTTAGATGAAAAAGAAACAAAAAATCAAGGCAAAAAAATGCTTCTCCGCGCAGGGCATGATGCGCGGCCCGCTTTTTTGCCGGGCTTACGCACACCTGCTATTTGGATTACATAGTAATTTGTATGCTTCAATGACTCTTAAGCCTGCACAGTCTCGAGTTACTTATTAATATTTTACCACTTTGGTCTGGTAGTTTCCGTGTTTTATAAAATAGATATCTGTTTTTAAATCTGCCAGATTGATAGTGATATTTTTGTCGCTACCTATAACATTTCTTGTCATTACCAACTGGCCTATATGGTTAAATATTTGAATGGGTTCGGTTGATTCTGTAGCGGATAAATCAAGTGTAATTTCATCGGTAAATGGATTGGGATAAACTGACATACTTGATGTGGTAATATCAGCAATTGACGTGTTGTTGGCACACATCACTTCATTCAATTTATTCCATATCATGGTGTCTATTTGAATAGGTACATCATTTTCATTGTTATTGCCATCTTCACCCATACGTATTACCACTAAGTTTTTGGAAGGCACTACGTATATTTTTTGATCGTTTTTACCCAAAGCGGCAATCATATCCGAAGGTGCGGTAGGTATTATACCGCCTGCAAAAACAAAACTGGTTCCGGGTAACATAAAACTTTGCTTGCCATTGAGCCACCACAAATACCCGTACGATTGATTCAGGTTTTGCGAAGTATTGGTCATGCTGGTAAAGTAGCTCCTGTCTTTTAACAAGGTATCGGTTCCCCATATACCTTTGTTTAAAATTAACAAGCCAAAGCGGGCCATATTCCTGGGTTTTGATACAAATGTTTCGTTTACCCATAAGCCATACATACCTGTTCTGGCACTTACGTTTTGATTGGTAAATTGCTGAAAAGTAATGCCACTTGCATTGGCTACTACTGTTTGTAATAGTTTATACGGTGCGTTGTGATAATACCATCTTGTTCCTGCATCGGATTTATAATTTAAACAAGAGGGTGTGGTACAATCTAAATCGGGCACTTTTTCATCCAGGCCGGTTGTCATGGTTAGCTGGTGCTTAATTTTAATCAATCCTTCCTTTTCAGGAGGACATGAAGTAAAACCCTGTCCTAAATATTTTGAGCTGGAATCTTCAATACTTAACAATCCTTTTTCCTGTGCTTGACCTACCATAAAACCCACCAGCGATTTACCAGCCGAAGCCCAATACCACGATGAATCAATGGTAAAAGTACCGAAGTATTTTTCCATGACTATTTTACCGTCTTTTAATACAATAAAGGCTTTTGTCTTTTTCTCTTCCAACATATTGTATAAATCTGGTATTTTATTGGTACACCAACCCAAGCTTTGCGGGCTTATAGTATCCCAAGTAGAAGCATTATTAATGGGCGGAAAGTACATTTGCGCTTTACCTACAAATGCTGAAAGTAAAAATAATAAGGATAGTATTTTTTTCATCATGCCTTTATGATTATACCAAAGGTAAATAGTTTAACCGCTTGTTTTATTTAAATTTTTCCTTCAAGCCATCAACCACTTTAGCCACTGCAGGGCATACAGTTGTATTTAAATGAGTAATTTTTAGCTTTTGCAACACATTGCGTTGCTGGGTATGTGGAAACTCCCTGCAGGCATTTGGCCTGTCACTATAAACACTGCAATATTTATCGCTGCCTAAAAATGGGCAGGGCATTTGTTTGAAAACATAATCCTTGTCTTCATCTATACGTAAATAATTTTCGGTAAAAACACTTGGTTTTAGTCGTAGGTTTTTAGCCAGCCTGTCTATGTCTTTATTTAAAAGTAAAGGGCCAGTAGTTGCACAACAATTGGCGCATTGCAAACAATCAATTGTTTCAAAAGCTTCATCGTGTAATTGGTTGGTGATTACATCTAAGTTTTTAGGTGCTTGTTTTTTTAACTTGTCTAAAAACTTTTTGTTCTCGGCCTTTTGCAGTTTTGCCTTCTCAATAATTTTTATGTATTCGGCAATCATGGCTTATATCAGGGTTGAATTTGAGCCAATACTACTTTATTCTTCCGCCTTCTGTCGGCATCAATAAACCAACCCCATTTACCAAAATAATAAAAAGCAGATTGTATATGGTAGCTTAATAATTTTGTGCTTTTATAAGAGCCTTTTTCGTAATTGTGAATAATGCTAATGCTGGGATAATAAATAGCTTGAAACTGACTGCTTATTCTGCGACTTAAATCGGTATCTTCTAAATACATAAAAAAATGCTCATCGAAAGCTCCTGTTTTTTGCAATGCTTCGTGGCTCATTAACATAAAACAACCTGACAGATTATTTAAAACCATGGGTTTGTTATAGTCTTTACTCTCCAATTCGTAACGGCCTAAACTTGCTTTAAAAAGAGGACTTAAAAATGCAGGCACAAATCGCCTGAACATTAAATCAAAAGGAGTTGGCAATAACTTACACAAGCGTTGTATTTCTCCATCTGGATACAATACTTTGGGCATTAACAATCCAACATTTTTGTTTGCATTTAAATAAGCCAACCCATCTTCAATACAGTTTTTATTAATGACTACATCGGGATTAACTACCAAATGATAGGGTGCTAAAAGCTTACCATAATTGATAGCCACATTATGTGCTTTTCCGTAACCTAAATTGGCATTGTTAAAAATATATTCTGCGTCATAACTTTCAAACAGTTCTTTTAACAGTGGCTCGGTAGAATTATCGCTGACAATTAATTTTATGGGTACTGTTATTTGCTTTATACTATTTAATAAAGGCAATAATACGGCAGGCTTACTGTTGTAAACCACCAGCGATATGCTTAATTGATATGGAAATGAATTACTCAACTGAAAGTTTATAGTTGGGCTAATAAATTATTGGAACCTACAGGGCGTTTAACGGTAAAACCTTCTCCATACGTAGTATTGATTAAGCGACCAAACTCACGGGCTCTGCCCTCTATATAATGCATAAAGTCGAGCGATGAAATAGGTGTTT harbors:
- a CDS encoding APC family permease — encoded protein: MNKLVRGLSLTQATSLNMIDMVGIGPFVTIPFIIQIMGGPQCILAWLLGALLSFMDAFVWAELGAKWPQAGGSYVFLQKLYGKKYGRLLSFLFVWQTSIQAPLVVASGAIGFAQYLSFLLPLSDVAQKMVSGSLVLLLVWLLYRNIQSIGKLSVIMWAVVGSTILWLIFSAFTHFDANLAFTFPADAFDLKPMFFVALGQASVKSIYSYLGYYNVCHLGAEIIQPQKNIPKSIFISITGIAILYISMQIGILGVIPWQEAQNSTFIVSTFFEKLYGHLAAQIATSLILFIAVSSLFAVMLGYSRVPYAAAKDGNFFKVFAKLHPTKHFPHISLLVLGGLAFCFSLLFKLKDVITAIIIMRILIQFISQSAGLIALHYRSKKLRLPYKMPFFPIPAIAGIAVWLFVFLSSDSVYIIGALGIIVSGCLLYYVKEYFGNKEISLKQFNESSI
- a CDS encoding YkgJ family cysteine cluster protein, with product MIAEYIKIIEKAKLQKAENKKFLDKLKKQAPKNLDVITNQLHDEAFETIDCLQCANCCATTGPLLLNKDIDRLAKNLRLKPSVFTENYLRIDEDKDYVFKQMPCPFLGSDKYCSVYSDRPNACREFPHTQQRNVLQKLKITHLNTTVCPAVAKVVDGLKEKFK
- a CDS encoding glycosyltransferase family 2 protein, with amino-acid sequence MSNSFPYQLSISLVVYNSKPAVLLPLLNSIKQITVPIKLIVSDNSTEPLLKELFESYDAEYIFNNANLGYGKAHNVAINYGKLLAPYHLVVNPDVVINKNCIEDGLAYLNANKNVGLLMPKVLYPDGEIQRLCKLLPTPFDLMFRRFVPAFLSPLFKASLGRYELESKDYNKPMVLNNLSGCFMLMSHEALQKTGAFDEHFFMYLEDTDLSRRISSQFQAIYYPSISIIHNYEKGSYKSTKLLSYHIQSAFYYFGKWGWFIDADRRRKNKVVLAQIQP
- a CDS encoding serine hydrolase; this translates as MMKKILSLLFLLSAFVGKAQMYFPPINNASTWDTISPQSLGWCTNKIPDLYNMLEEKKTKAFIVLKDGKIVMEKYFGTFTIDSSWYWASAGKSLVGFMVGQAQEKGLLSIEDSSSKYLGQGFTSCPPEKEGLIKIKHQLTMTTGLDEKVPDLDCTTPSCLNYKSDAGTRWYYHNAPYKLLQTVVANASGITFQQFTNQNVSARTGMYGLWVNETFVSKPRNMARFGLLILNKGIWGTDTLLKDRSYFTSMTNTSQNLNQSYGYLWWLNGKQSFMLPGTSFVFAGGIIPTAPSDMIAALGKNDQKIYVVPSKNLVVIRMGEDGNNNENDVPIQIDTMIWNKLNEVMCANNTSIADITTSSMSVYPNPFTDEITLDLSATESTEPIQIFNHIGQLVMTRNVIGSDKNITINLADLKTDIYFIKHGNYQTKVVKY